The Curtobacterium sp. MCSS17_015 genomic sequence CCGTGCGGGACGCCCTGGTCCGAGCGGTCACGGACGGCGACACCGGGTACGTCGGGCACCACCGGGTGCTGCCCGAGGCCTTCACCACGTTCGCCGCCGACCGGTGGGGCTGGGCGGTGGACCCCGACCTCGTCCGGACCACCACGGACGTCTCGGTCGCCGCGGTCGAGGTGCTCCGCCGGGTGATCGAGCCCGGGGACCAGGTCGTCATCATGCCGCCCGTGTACGCGCCGTTCTGGGAGTACGTCAGCGAGGCCGGCGGGTCCGTCACCGAGGTGCCGCTCCTCGCTCCCGAGGGCCCGGCCGACCCCTTCGACACGACCGCGGGCTGGCGGATGGACCTGGACGGCGTGCGGCAGGCCTTCACCGACGGCGCCCGGACCGTACTGCTCTGCAACCCGCACAACCCGCTCGGGCTCGTGCACGATCAGGAGTCGTTGGCGGCACTTGCCCGGCTCGCCGCCGAGTGGGACGCCGTGGTGGTCTCCGACGAGATCCACGCCCCGCTCGTGCACGCGGACGCCGCGTTCACGCCGTTCCTCGACTCATGCCCGGAGGCCGCTGCCCTCGGGGTCGCCCTGACGAGCGCGAGCAAGGCCTTCAACCTCGCCGGCACGAAGTGCGCCCTCATGGTCGGCGCATCCGACCGGGCTCGCGGGTGGTTCGACGGGTTGCCGGGCGAGGTCGTCGAGCGAACCGGGATCCTCGGCTACACCGCGAGCGTCGCCGCCTTCACTGAGGGCGGCCCGTGGCTGGCGTCCCTGCTCGCGGAACTCGCGGCGAACCGCCGGGTGCTGGCCGAGGAGCTGGGTGAGGCGCTGCCCGGCGCGGGGTACCGGCAGCCGCAGGCCTCGTACCTGGCGTGGCTCGACCTGCGGGCGCTGCCGTGGGGCGAGGACCCCGCGCCGCTCCTGGTCGACCGGGCGAAGGTGGCGCTGTCGAACGGGCGGGACTTCGGCCGGCAGGGCATCGGGCACGTCCGGCTCAACTTCGGGTGCTCGGAGGAGACCCTGCGCGAGGGGCTCGCGCGCCTGGCCGCCGCCCGCTGACCTCCGCGGGGCTACTCGAACCGCTGCCACTCCGGCTTGTTCGCGTACGTGTACCGGTAGTAGTCGGCGAGCTGCAG encodes the following:
- a CDS encoding aminotransferase class I/II-fold pyridoxal phosphate-dependent enzyme, whose product is MSVMVSVFDARRTRTSEKYTAFGPEVLPMFVAEMDCALAEPVRDALVRAVTDGDTGYVGHHRVLPEAFTTFAADRWGWAVDPDLVRTTTDVSVAAVEVLRRVIEPGDQVVIMPPVYAPFWEYVSEAGGSVTEVPLLAPEGPADPFDTTAGWRMDLDGVRQAFTDGARTVLLCNPHNPLGLVHDQESLAALARLAAEWDAVVVSDEIHAPLVHADAAFTPFLDSCPEAAALGVALTSASKAFNLAGTKCALMVGASDRARGWFDGLPGEVVERTGILGYTASVAAFTEGGPWLASLLAELAANRRVLAEELGEALPGAGYRQPQASYLAWLDLRALPWGEDPAPLLVDRAKVALSNGRDFGRQGIGHVRLNFGCSEETLREGLARLAAAR